Proteins encoded within one genomic window of Rhododendron vialii isolate Sample 1 chromosome 1a, ASM3025357v1:
- the LOC131328575 gene encoding uncharacterized mitochondrial protein AtMg00810-like, translated as MKQFDMKNGGEIGKSNRRILLLIYVHDMILTGSNSELIDWCVRSAASFMNLPSRTLASSTTFWELKCITQILGSSFVNPTPYLDPTYYRSIVGALQYLTFTRLDIAYAVNYVRGPIYALSHIGHYQAVKRIIRYVGATMRILRHSSLDLYAFSDADWAGCFITRRSTTGFVRF; from the exons ATGAAACAATTTGATATGAAGAATGGTGGTGAGATTGGGAAG TCTAACAGAAGGATACTACTTCTAATATACGTACACGACATGATACTCACTGGAAGCAACTCAGAGTTGATTGATTGGTGTGTTCGATCAGCAGCTTCGTTCATGAATTTGCCATCAAGGACCTTGGCCAGCTCAACTACTTTTTGGGAGTTGAAGTGCATAACACAGATTTTGGGCTCGTCCTTTGTCAATCCAA CCCCTTACCTGGATCCTACTTATTATCGGAGCATTGTTGGAGCTTTACAATATCTTACATTTACCAGACTAGATATTGCTTATGCTGTTAATTATGTACGTGGCCCAATTTATGCATTGTCCCACATTGGGCACTATCAAGCTGTTAAACGCATCATTCGTTATGTGGGTGCGACCATGCGCATACTCCGCCACAGTTCTTTGGATCTATATGCCTTttctgatgctgattgggcaggtTGTTTTATTACACGAAGGTCCACAACTGGTTTTGTACGTTTTTAG